The Halovivax ruber XH-70 genome includes the window AGCGACGATGGGCCGAGTACCGAGGTGATCCATCGCGAGTACGGCCACGCGTTCGCACTGGACCTCGCCGAGGTGTACTTCTCGCCCCGTCTCGCGACGGAACGCCATCGCGTGGCCGAACAGGTCGCGGCGGGCGAGCGCGTCTTCGACATGTTCGCCGGCGTGGGCCCGTACGTTATCCCGATGGCCGCCCGCGGCGCCGAGTGCGTCGGCGTCGACGTCAACCCACGTGCGATCGAGTACCTCCGGGAGAACGCCGCGCGCAACGACGTGGCCGAGCGAGTGACCGCGGTCACCGACGACGTGCGCGACGTCGCCGGCGAGTACGCCGACTGGGCCGACCGAATCGTGATGAACCTGCCCCACAGCGCCGACGAGTTCGTCGACAGCGCCGTCGCCGTCGCGGACGACGACTGTACGATCCACTTCTACGACATCCAGCACGAGGACGACCCCTTCGGACCCGGCGAGCGCGCGATCCGTGCCGCCGCCGAACCCGACTACGAGGTCACCGTCGAGACCCGACGCGAGGTCAGATCCTACGCGCCCCACGAGCTCAACGTCTGTCTCGACGTTCGCCTCACCCGGTGACCGCACCGCGACGATTCGCAATCCTTATGGCTGGCATCGGCCCTACCATTGAGTGAACGCGGCCCACCCGAGACGCACGACGCGTCGGCGGGCGGACCGCACGCGCCGGTGTAGCTCAGACTGGCAGAGCGAATCCTTCGTAAGGATTAGGTCGAGGGTTCAAATCCCTCCACCGGCTCTTTCTGCGACGAACGGACGTGAGGAGTGAAAAGTATGACTGGAGGGATTTGAACTACGGAACGAGGGAGCGAAGCGACCGAAGTTCAGGTGGTTCACAATCCCTCCACCGGCTCTTTCTGCGACGAACGGACGTGAGGAGTGAAAAGTATGACTGGAGGGATTTGAACGAGACGAGTCGCAGCACCGAACGAAGTGAGGTGATCGTCTCGGCGTTGTTCACAATCCCTCCACCGGCTCTTTTTGCGACGAACGTAGCGTGGTTCTCACTTCGCTTCGAACCCGAATAGTGAACGGCGGAGCCGTGAGCAACATGTCTCAGTCTGCCCTGTCGAGGCACAATCGACGTCGGTGGTGTCCAGCGTCGGGGAGCCGATGGAGATTCGATCGCGTCGAACGGGAGACCGCCAACGCAGAACCGTGAGGTGGCCGCGCCGGGGACCGATCGCAGATCAGACTCGTTCGACGGTGATCTCGTCGCCGTCGATCGTAATCGTACAGCCGGTGTACTCGAACGTGAGGAGCGGACTCTCGCGGCTGGGTTTCGAGAAGATCGCGTCGAGCGCGTCCGGATCGATCGCGTCGTACAGCGGTGGGAGTGGATCGGCCCCAGCGTCCGGAAGGATCGGTCGGTCGAGTGCCGTGGAGACGGCCTCCAAGACGCCCTCAGTTGGTGTCTCGGCACCGGACCGCTGGTAGGTGAACGAACGCTCGTCGCGGACGGCCGATTCGGAGTCTGTGTCTGCGTACATTGAGAATCTGTTTCCAGTTAGTCGGACTGGGAGGGTAGGTGGCGTGGTTGATCGATCAATACTTTAAGTGGCCTCGGCTATTTCACCTTACGCGTCCTCGGCAGCACCAATCGGCGACAGATCGCTCGCGACGGTCTCGGCGAGCAGGTTCGACTCGCCGCGTCTGATGATCGCCGAGAGGGCTTGCTCCGAGATGTCGAAGTTGGCAGCCAGTGACTCGAGTGTCGTCTGCCGTGGAACGGCGAAGTAGCCGGCTTCGAACGCCGCACGCAACACCTCCCGCTGGCGATCGGTCACGGCAGCCGGTTCGACGCTCCGTGACTCGTCCTGATACAGGCCGAGGAGTCTGAATTCGAGATCTCGATCGGCGCACAACCGACGATAGGCCGTCAACGACTCCCTGTCGGGAACGCGAACGCGATACCGAACTGACTCTCCCGAGCCGACAATCTCCAGGAACGTCAGCCCCTGGTCGACGGCCTCGGGGTAGGTCATTCCCGCCGCACCCTTGGGCGTCAGTTCCAGGCGGTAGAGTCGTCGATCCTCCATATTCGCCAGCAGGCACGCTGTCGAGACCGTCGGGTCCGAGCCGATCGCCTCGTGGAAGTCCGCGAGGTCGGATTCGTCGCCCATCGCCCACGCCGTGAGGATCGGAGTGCCCTCGATCGAGATGAACTCGTCTTCGACCTTGAAGTCGACGGACGGAACGGTCGTACGCGCCTCCGCGCCGATCGGCGTGTTCAAGGTAAACTCGGCGATGAGACTCATCGGTGCGAC containing:
- a CDS encoding class I SAM-dependent methyltransferase; this translates as MEVPCVQVRRENGETTRQRLADDDLVADGFEITHEDGWLYIPVTDEAAVPGDFTVIDREAPERETQTAPADLLGFEPSYERLGRAVIVDEDDVDRAHEIADAIVASDLPVDVVLNKASKVKGETRVRDWEVLASERANDSEPTDGSVSDDERASSDDGPSTEVIHREYGHAFALDLAEVYFSPRLATERHRVAEQVAAGERVFDMFAGVGPYVIPMAARGAECVGVDVNPRAIEYLRENAARNDVAERVTAVTDDVRDVAGEYADWADRIVMNLPHSADEFVDSAVAVADDDCTIHFYDIQHEDDPFGPGERAIRAAAEPDYEVTVETRREVRSYAPHELNVCLDVRLTR
- a CDS encoding HalOD1 output domain-containing protein, whose protein sequence is MYADTDSESAVRDERSFTYQRSGAETPTEGVLEAVSTALDRPILPDAGADPLPPLYDAIDPDALDAIFSKPSRESPLLTFEYTGCTITIDGDEITVERV
- a CDS encoding helix-turn-helix domain-containing protein; its protein translation is MSLIAEFTLNTPIGAEARTTVPSVDFKVEDEFISIEGTPILTAWAMGDESDLADFHEAIGSDPTVSTACLLANMEDRRLYRLELTPKGAAGMTYPEAVDQGLTFLEIVGSGESVRYRVRVPDRESLTAYRRLCADRDLEFRLLGLYQDESRSVEPAAVTDRQREVLRAAFEAGYFAVPRQTTLESLAANFDISEQALSAIIRRGESNLLAETVASDLSPIGAAEDA